Proteins encoded by one window of Arabidopsis thaliana chromosome 2, partial sequence:
- the SGR5 gene encoding C2H2-like zinc finger protein (SHOOT GRAVITROPISM 5 (SGR5); BEST Arabidopsis thaliana protein match is: indeterminate(ID)-domain 14 (TAIR:AT1G68130.2); Has 5058 Blast hits to 4353 proteins in 195 species: Archae - 1; Bacteria - 0; Metazoa - 3999; Fungi - 151; Plants - 716; Viruses - 0; Other Eukaryotes - 191 (source: NCBI BLink).) gives MHRRRHKVPWKLLKRDNNIEVKKRVYVCPEPTCLHHNPCHALGDLVGIKKHFRRKHSNHKQWVCERCSKGYAVQSDYKAHLKTCGTRGHSCDCGRVFSRVESFIEHQDNCSARRVHREPPRPPQTAVTVPACSSRTASTVSTPSSETNYGGTVAVTTPQPLEGRPIHQRISSSILTNSSNNLNLELQLLPLSSNQNPNQENQQQKVKEPSHHHNHNHDTTNLNLSIAPSSSYQHYNNFDRIKEIMASEQIMKIAMKEKAYAEEAKREAKRQREIAENEFANAKKIRQKAQAELERAKFLKEQSMKKISSTIMQVTCQTCKGQFQAVAVPAATADETSLVVSYMSSANTDGELENGF, from the exons ATGCATAGAAGACGTCACAAAGTTCCATGGAAGCTTCTTAAAAGAGACAACAACATAGAGGTGAAGAAACGAGTCTATGTTTGCCCTGAACCCACTTGCCTTCACCATAATCCTTGTCATGCTCTGGGAGATCTTGTCGGCATCAAAAAACATTTCAGAAGAAAACATAGTAACCATAAGCAATGGGTTTGTGAGAGATGCTCTAAAGGTTATGCTGTTCAATCTGATTACAAAGCTCATCTCAAAACTTGTGGTACTAGAGGACATTCTTGTGACTGTGGTCGTGTCTTCTCCAG ggTGGAGAGTTTTATTGAACATCAAGATAATTGTTCCGCACGGAGAGTTCACCGTGAACCGCCTCGACCACCACAAACCGCGGTAACAGTCCCGGCATGCTCTTCTAGAACCGCCTCAACCGTCAGCACTCCGTCTAGTGAAACCAATTACGGCGGTACAGTTGCGGTTACGACTCCTCAACCTCTAGAAGGCCGTCCAATTCATCAGAGAATCTCATCTTCAATTCTCACCAACTCATCAAACAATCTCAACCTCGAACTCCAACTTCTTCCATTATCGTcgaatcaaaaccctaatcaagaaaaccaacaacaaaaagttaaagaaccatctcatcatcataatcataatcatgATACCACAAACTTAAACCTCTCCATTgcaccatcatcatcatatcaaCATTACAACAACTTTGATCGTATAAAAGAGATTATGGCGAGCGAGCAAATTATGAAGATAGCGATGAAGGAGAAAGCTTACGCTGAGGAAGCTAAAAGAGAAGCCAAGAGGCAACGAGAGATAGCGGAAAACGAGTTTGCAAATGCCAAAAAGATTAGGCAAAAAGCACAAGCTGAACTCGAGAGAGCTAAGTTTTTAAAGGAACAAtctatgaagaagataagttCAACGATCATGCAGGTCACTTGTCAAACATGTAAAGGACAGTTTCAAGCAGTTGCGGTTCCGGCGGCTACGGCTGATGAGACGTCTCTTGTCGTGAGTTACATGTCGTCAGCGAATACTGACGGAGAGTTGGAAAATGGTTTTTAA